The stretch of DNA CAGAACGTCATCAACCTCTGCAAGCTCATCGGCTACCGGCTGGACTCGCCGGTGGCCTCCACCACCACGCTGCGCTTCCGGCTCTCCGCCCCGCTCGGCAAGGACCTGACCATTCCGGCGGGGACGGCATGCCGCGCCCTGCTGAGTGACGGCGAGGCGGATTTCGAGACGGTCGAGGACGGCCTCATCCCGCGAGGCGTGCTCTCGGTGGACATCCCAGCCCGTCAAGGCGTGCGCCGCACTGAGACCTTCACGTCGACGGGCCTGCCATTCCAGCGCTTCCGCCTGACCGGCGACGTCATCGCCCAGGGCACCATCACTGTTACGGTGGGGGACGACGCCTGGAGCGAGGTCGATCATTTTCAGGACAGTCTGGCCGACAGCCGCCATTTCATGGCAGATCTCGACGCCCTCGACATCTCCACCCTGATTTTCGGCGACGGGCAAAGCGGCGCTGTACCCGCTCAGGGAAGCGCCATCACCGTCAGCTATCTGCAGACCATCGGAGACCAGGGCAATCTCGGTCCGAACCGGATCACCCAACTGCTGAGCCCGGTCTACCTCGACGGCGGACAGGTCTCCCTGACCGTCACCAATCCGGTGCCCGCCACCGGCGGCGCGTCGCGGGAAGCCCTCGAACACGCCCGGCGACAGGCACCGGCGGAGCTACGCAGTCTCTGGAAAGCCGTCACCCTGGAGGATTACCAGGCGCTCGCCGAAGGTTACCCCAGCGTCGCCAAGGCCAAGGTGCTCGACACCAATGCCTGTCAGAACATCCGCTATTACAACGTCCAACTGGCCATCGCCCCCAACGGCGGCGGAATGCCCTCGGCGCTGCTCAAGCGGGACCTCGCGGAGTTTCTCGAACGCCGCAAGGTCATCACAGTCGAGATCAACCTGTTCGATCCGATCTACCGGCCCGTTTCCATCGACGCCGAGGTCT from Desulfocurvus vexinensis DSM 17965 encodes:
- a CDS encoding baseplate J/gp47 family protein, which translates into the protein QNVINLCKLIGYRLDSPVASTTTLRFRLSAPLGKDLTIPAGTACRALLSDGEADFETVEDGLIPRGVLSVDIPARQGVRRTETFTSTGLPFQRFRLTGDVIAQGTITVTVGDDAWSEVDHFQDSLADSRHFMADLDALDISTLIFGDGQSGAVPAQGSAITVSYLQTIGDQGNLGPNRITQLLSPVYLDGGQVSLTVTNPVPATGGASREALEHARRQAPAELRSLWKAVTLEDYQALAEGYPSVAKAKVLDTNACQNIRYYNVQLAIAPNGGGMPSALLKRDLAEFLERRKVITVEINLFDPIYRPVSIDAEVYIWPGEPLENVRSRIEAALSDFFSFDQVSFGQTIHFSDLVALIDGVRGVSHMHLYAPQQDIELRHGEIPVLGSVNLDLRRAG